In Candidatus Vicinibacter proximus, the following are encoded in one genomic region:
- the queA gene encoding tRNA preQ1(34) S-adenosylmethionine ribosyltransferase-isomerase QueA: MRTKLSQFNFTLPKNLIAQYPAEERSESRMMVIHRDTGKIEHKVFKDLLDYVEDKDAMIINNTKVFPARMFGRKEKTGAKIEVFLLRELNKQVGLWDVLVDPARKIRVGNKLYFFDKNNKEVLVAEVVDNTTSRGRTIRFLHDGDEASFQAILRQLGQTPLPKYITRPAEASDTERYQTVFAREIGAVAAPTAGLHFSRELYKMLEIKGVNFGEVTLHVGMGTFRTIDVEDLSKHKMEAEYFRIDPKTADLVNETKALGKNIFAVGTTSMRALESSVSASKQLKPAEGWTNLFIYPPYEFSIANRMITNFHLPKSSLLIMVSAYAGHELLMDAYQMAINEKYRFYSYGDCMLII; encoded by the coding sequence ATGCGTACAAAACTATCTCAATTCAATTTTACCCTACCAAAAAATTTAATTGCACAATATCCGGCCGAAGAGCGATCTGAATCCAGGATGATGGTCATCCACCGGGATACCGGTAAAATTGAACACAAGGTCTTCAAAGATCTACTCGACTATGTCGAAGACAAAGATGCAATGATCATCAACAATACCAAGGTGTTCCCGGCGCGCATGTTCGGCAGAAAAGAAAAGACAGGGGCCAAAATAGAAGTCTTCCTGCTCAGAGAACTTAACAAGCAAGTGGGACTTTGGGACGTATTAGTGGATCCCGCTAGAAAAATAAGAGTTGGCAACAAATTGTATTTCTTTGACAAAAACAACAAAGAAGTACTGGTGGCTGAGGTCGTGGACAATACTACTTCCAGAGGCAGAACCATAAGATTTTTGCATGATGGCGATGAGGCGTCCTTCCAGGCCATCCTGAGACAACTTGGGCAGACTCCCCTTCCAAAATACATTACCCGTCCGGCGGAAGCCAGCGATACCGAGAGATACCAGACCGTATTTGCACGTGAAATTGGTGCGGTAGCAGCACCTACTGCCGGCTTGCACTTCAGCAGGGAACTCTATAAAATGCTCGAGATAAAGGGCGTGAATTTTGGGGAAGTTACCCTGCATGTGGGCATGGGCACTTTCCGCACCATTGATGTGGAAGATCTTTCCAAGCATAAAATGGAAGCAGAGTATTTCAGAATAGATCCTAAAACCGCCGACCTGGTCAACGAAACCAAAGCCTTGGGTAAAAATATATTTGCCGTAGGCACTACTTCGATGAGGGCATTGGAATCTTCCGTGTCCGCTTCCAAGCAATTGAAGCCGGCAGAAGGATGGACCAATTTGTTCATTTATCCGCCTTACGAATTTTCTATTGCCAATCGAATGATCACGAATTTTCATCTGCCAAAATCCAGTTTGCTGATCATGGTATCCGCCTATGCGGGACATGAATTGCTGATGGATGCATACCAGATGGCGATCAATGAAAAGTACCGATTCTACAGTTATGGAGATTGTATGTTAATTATTTAA
- a CDS encoding ABC transporter permease — protein sequence MIVFRVLKESLRQAEQQLVSNKLRSFLTLLGITIGIFCVIAVLSAVDSLEDNLVESFEKLGNDVLYIDKNTWTEDPGNNYWKYMARPSPNLEDLKAIQRKSKLAQFASLSVFIPSSQIKTGKTYVEGAYFAGITEDYDRVIKMEFEDGRYFSSAEFQNGSDQIIVGNKLATGLFPRGDAVGKEVKAMGRKFTIVGVLKIEGASLINIMPVDEAAFFPYKTMRKMININSNSNWGTMLNVKAKRGEDLEEMKYELASIIRPVRGLKPRDEDNFAINQVTMLTSIIESVFKVLNIAGFVIGLFAMLVGAFGVANIMFVSVKERTPLIGIKMALGAKRYFILLEYLAEAVILCLVGGIAGLLMVWGILSLFSIILHFEMYISMTNILIGLILSIIIGIISGIVPALHASRMDPVEAIRK from the coding sequence ATGATCGTATTCAGAGTACTCAAAGAAAGTCTTCGTCAGGCAGAGCAGCAATTGGTCAGCAACAAACTGCGCAGTTTTCTGACTTTGCTGGGGATTACCATCGGTATTTTCTGCGTCATCGCCGTACTCTCTGCAGTGGATTCTCTGGAAGACAATCTGGTGGAAAGTTTTGAAAAACTAGGCAATGATGTACTCTACATCGACAAGAACACCTGGACAGAAGATCCGGGAAACAATTATTGGAAATACATGGCCAGGCCTTCCCCAAATCTGGAAGACCTGAAAGCCATCCAGCGCAAATCCAAATTGGCCCAATTCGCCTCCCTTTCTGTTTTTATTCCCAGCAGCCAGATCAAGACTGGCAAAACTTATGTGGAGGGTGCATATTTTGCCGGCATTACAGAGGATTATGACCGGGTCATCAAGATGGAGTTTGAAGATGGGCGATATTTTTCCAGTGCCGAATTTCAGAATGGATCTGACCAGATCATTGTAGGGAACAAATTGGCAACAGGCCTCTTTCCCAGAGGGGATGCGGTAGGTAAAGAGGTTAAAGCCATGGGACGCAAATTTACCATCGTAGGAGTACTCAAAATAGAAGGGGCTTCACTGATCAACATCATGCCGGTCGATGAAGCAGCATTCTTTCCCTACAAAACCATGCGCAAAATGATCAACATCAACAGCAACTCCAATTGGGGAACAATGTTGAATGTAAAGGCTAAAAGAGGGGAGGATCTGGAAGAAATGAAATACGAACTGGCCAGCATCATTCGTCCGGTACGTGGGTTGAAGCCAAGGGATGAAGATAATTTTGCCATCAATCAGGTGACCATGCTGACATCCATCATCGAAAGCGTTTTTAAGGTACTCAACATAGCAGGATTTGTCATAGGACTATTTGCCATGCTGGTAGGCGCTTTCGGCGTAGCCAACATCATGTTTGTATCGGTCAAAGAAAGGACCCCGCTGATCGGTATTAAAATGGCTCTTGGGGCCAAGCGTTATTTTATTCTGCTGGAATATCTTGCAGAAGCGGTGATACTTTGTTTAGTAGGTGGAATCGCCGGACTCCTGATGGTATGGGGAATTCTGTCCTTGTTCAGCATAATCCTGCATTTTGAGATGTACATCTCCATGACCAATATCCTGATCGGCTTGATTCTGTCCATCATCATTGGCATTATCTCAGGAATTGTGCCTGCACTGCATGCATCAAGAATGGATCCCGTGGAAGCCATCCGAAAGTAA
- a CDS encoding (d)CMP kinase: protein MSLHIAPTDHLIIAIDGYSSCGKSTLAKELAKALGILYVDSGAMYRAITLFCIRHGIHPDHKQDVIKALNGIQLDLQPDNVLQVFLNGENVSEAIRTPEVSEWVSEISVIPEVRKKLVAQQRTFGEHKSLVMDGRDIGTVVFPSAQFKFFITADPEIRAQRRLLELASKGIQSDLPTVLKNLQHRDLIDSTREDSPLRQADDAIVIDNSLLDRRQQLEKVLEIIRSKK, encoded by the coding sequence ATGAGCTTGCACATTGCGCCTACCGACCATCTTATCATTGCCATAGACGGCTATTCTTCCTGCGGCAAGAGTACGCTTGCCAAGGAACTTGCCAAAGCGCTGGGCATTCTCTATGTAGATTCCGGAGCAATGTACCGTGCCATCACTTTGTTTTGTATTCGCCATGGCATACACCCGGATCACAAACAGGATGTAATCAAAGCTTTGAATGGCATACAGCTCGATCTTCAACCTGACAACGTCTTACAAGTGTTCCTGAACGGGGAGAATGTCAGCGAAGCCATCCGAACCCCCGAAGTATCGGAATGGGTCAGCGAAATTTCCGTGATTCCGGAAGTGCGAAAAAAATTGGTCGCCCAGCAAAGAACTTTCGGCGAACACAAATCTCTGGTCATGGATGGCAGAGACATCGGCACGGTGGTTTTTCCGTCCGCGCAGTTTAAGTTTTTCATCACCGCAGATCCCGAAATTCGCGCACAAAGGAGATTGCTCGAACTGGCTTCCAAAGGTATTCAATCCGATCTGCCAACCGTCCTAAAAAACCTGCAACACCGCGATCTGATCGACTCCACCCGCGAGGACAGCCCGCTTCGACAGGCAGATGATGCCATTGTGATTGACAACAGTCTGCTGGATCGCAGACAGCAATTGGAGAAGGTATTAGAGATCATTCGCAGTAAAAAATAA
- the rplT gene encoding 50S ribosomal protein L20: MPRSVNAVASRQRRKKILKAARGYFSGRSKVYTVAKNAVERAMKYAFIHRRAKKRAFRRLWIARINAAVRPYGINYSRFIDKLNKSNIVLNRKVLADLALHHPDEFKAIVQKIQG; encoded by the coding sequence ATGCCACGTTCAGTCAACGCCGTCGCATCCAGACAGCGCAGAAAAAAGATCCTTAAAGCCGCCAGAGGTTATTTCAGCGGAAGATCAAAAGTTTATACGGTAGCGAAGAATGCTGTAGAGAGGGCAATGAAATATGCCTTCATCCACAGAAGAGCAAAGAAACGCGCGTTTAGAAGACTTTGGATCGCCAGGATCAATGCTGCCGTAAGACCTTACGGTATCAACTACTCCCGATTTATCGACAAGTTGAATAAAAGCAACATTGTTTTGAACAGAAAAGTATTGGCTGATTTGGCCTTGCACCATCCTGATGAATTCAAAGCAATCGTCCAGAAAATTCAGGGATAA
- a CDS encoding DUF2795 domain-containing protein translates to MYWTLELAHHLEEAPWPATRDELIDFGIRSGAPIEVIENLQELEDDEEIYESMEDIWPDFPRKDDFLFNEDEY, encoded by the coding sequence ATGTACTGGACTTTAGAGTTAGCCCATCATCTGGAAGAAGCGCCTTGGCCTGCCACCCGGGATGAGTTGATCGACTTCGGCATCAGAAGCGGAGCCCCTATAGAGGTGATCGAAAACCTACAGGAGCTGGAAGATGACGAAGAGATTTACGAATCCATGGAAGACATCTGGCCTGATTTTCCAAGAAAGGATGATTTTCTTTTCAACGAAGATGAGTATTAA
- the rpmI gene encoding 50S ribosomal protein L35 — protein sequence MPKVKTHSGAKKRMKLTGTGKVKTFQANTSHLMRNKSKKSKRRNRGSVVAHPSEQSRLKALLGIF from the coding sequence ATGCCAAAGGTAAAAACCCATTCAGGGGCCAAGAAAAGAATGAAGCTTACAGGAACAGGAAAGGTTAAAACGTTCCAGGCGAACACCTCTCACCTTATGCGTAATAAGAGTAAGAAGTCTAAAAGACGCAACAGAGGTAGTGTAGTTGCCCACCCTTCCGAACAAAGTAGGCTAAAAGCATTGTTGGGAATATTCTAA